A stretch of Spirosoma oryzicola DNA encodes these proteins:
- a CDS encoding complex I subunit 1/NuoH family protein, producing the protein MLALPIFLAVASGFVVVGVYTERKISAFMQDRLGPMETGKWGLLQLFADLLKLLQKEDIVPAAADRRLFLLAPAVIFASVFAGFAVLPLTPDLQGSGAVVGVFYLMAIVSFDVIGILMAGWGSNNKYSLFGAMRSLAQIISYEIPLGLTILSAVMICQTLNLQEISFQQGIFSSETNYLFGLKPLGVDVTNWGGIFTWNIVRNPFLLVAYVVFFICTLAESNRAPFDLPEGESEIVGGFHTEYSGMRFALLYLSEYAMMLLVSFLGAVLFLGSWNTPLPNIGPVRLADWTSGAPGTIWGNVTAVFWLLSKVFLAVLLQMWVRWTFPRVRVDQMMFLCWKVLTPIGLILLLISGIWRLLMV; encoded by the coding sequence ATGCTGGCTCTCCCCATTTTTCTCGCTGTTGCTTCCGGCTTTGTGGTGGTCGGCGTTTACACCGAACGTAAGATTTCGGCCTTTATGCAGGACCGACTTGGCCCGATGGAGACGGGTAAGTGGGGATTGCTACAGCTGTTTGCCGATTTGTTGAAACTGCTTCAGAAAGAAGACATTGTTCCGGCAGCGGCAGATCGGCGGTTGTTCCTGCTTGCTCCGGCGGTAATTTTTGCTTCGGTCTTTGCGGGCTTTGCCGTACTGCCGCTCACCCCCGATTTGCAAGGTTCTGGTGCCGTTGTTGGCGTGTTTTACCTGATGGCGATTGTTTCCTTCGACGTGATCGGCATCCTGATGGCCGGGTGGGGGTCCAACAACAAATATTCGCTGTTCGGGGCTATGCGCTCATTAGCTCAGATTATATCGTACGAAATTCCGCTGGGGCTAACGATCCTCAGCGCCGTGATGATCTGTCAGACGCTTAACTTACAGGAGATCAGTTTTCAGCAAGGCATTTTTTCGTCTGAAACAAACTATCTTTTTGGCCTCAAGCCCCTGGGCGTCGATGTAACAAACTGGGGAGGAATCTTTACCTGGAACATCGTTCGTAACCCGTTTTTGCTGGTCGCTTACGTCGTGTTTTTTATCTGTACCCTGGCTGAGTCGAATCGGGCACCGTTCGATTTGCCGGAAGGTGAATCGGAAATCGTAGGTGGTTTTCATACCGAGTATTCAGGAATGCGGTTTGCCTTACTTTACCTGTCCGAATACGCCATGATGCTGCTGGTGTCGTTTTTGGGCGCTGTCCTGTTTCTGGGTAGCTGGAATACTCCGTTGCCCAACATAGGACCGGTTCGGCTGGCCGACTGGACTAGTGGCGCTCCCGGCACGATCTGGGGTAATGTAACCGCTGTTTTCTGGTTACTGTCAAAGGTGTTTCTGGCGGTGCTGCTGCAAATGTGGGTACGTTGGACATTTCCGCGTGTTCGCGTCGATCAAATGATGTTTTTGTGCTGGAAAGTCCTGACGCCAATCGGCCTGATACTGTTACTGATTTCAGGGATCTGGCGGCTTTTGATGGTCTAG
- the asnS gene encoding asparagine--tRNA ligase → MSYLPIQHVLKTLPVGTEVTIKGWVRTKRESKNAVFIALNDGSTIHTIQAVAETGQLPEDTLKLITTGACLAVTGLLVESQGAGQAVEVKIASIQIYGPADPDKYPLQPKRHSLEFLREIAHLRPRTNTFSAVLRIRHALAFAVHKYFNDNGFYYLNTPIITASDAEGAGEMFRVTTLDAIKPPLNEEGKVDYSQDFFGRETNLTVSGQLEGELGAMALGKIYTFGPTFRAENSNTTRHLAEFWMIEPEMAFFELEDNMNLAEDFVKTVIRYALQNCADDLAFLDNRLKEEEKTKKKEEQSDMGLLDKLQFVISNEFVRLTYTDAIDILVNSKPAKKGQFQYEVSWGVDLQSEHERYLVEKHFKKPVILTNYPREIKAFYMKQDEESNAAPGPTVRAMDVLFPGIGEIIGGSQREDNYDKLVARMQEVGIEPEALWWYLDTRRFGSAPHAGFGLGFERLVLFVTGMGNIRDVIPFPRAPKTAEF, encoded by the coding sequence ATGAGTTATTTACCCATTCAGCACGTATTAAAAACATTACCCGTTGGTACTGAAGTGACCATCAAGGGTTGGGTCCGCACCAAGCGGGAAAGTAAAAACGCGGTATTTATTGCCCTTAACGATGGGTCAACCATCCATACGATTCAGGCCGTTGCTGAGACCGGTCAGCTTCCTGAGGACACTCTGAAACTGATCACGACCGGAGCCTGCTTGGCTGTCACCGGATTGCTGGTTGAGTCGCAGGGGGCCGGGCAGGCTGTAGAAGTCAAAATAGCTTCTATCCAGATTTACGGTCCAGCTGACCCCGATAAATACCCGTTGCAGCCTAAGCGTCACTCGCTGGAATTTTTGCGCGAGATCGCTCACCTGCGGCCACGGACGAATACGTTCAGCGCTGTTTTGCGTATCCGTCACGCGCTGGCCTTTGCGGTGCATAAGTACTTCAACGATAACGGATTTTATTACCTCAACACACCGATCATCACCGCATCCGATGCGGAAGGAGCGGGCGAAATGTTTCGCGTGACGACGCTCGACGCCATCAAACCACCACTCAACGAAGAAGGCAAGGTTGATTACAGCCAGGACTTTTTTGGTCGTGAAACCAACCTGACCGTTTCGGGGCAGCTGGAAGGCGAGCTGGGCGCTATGGCGTTAGGTAAAATCTACACCTTCGGACCGACTTTCCGCGCGGAAAACTCGAATACGACCCGCCACCTGGCTGAATTCTGGATGATTGAGCCGGAGATGGCTTTCTTCGAGCTGGAAGACAACATGAACTTGGCCGAGGATTTTGTCAAGACGGTAATCCGGTACGCCCTGCAAAACTGCGCTGACGATCTGGCGTTTCTCGATAACCGGCTCAAGGAAGAAGAGAAAACCAAGAAGAAAGAAGAGCAGAGCGACATGGGCCTGCTGGATAAACTTCAGTTCGTTATCAGCAACGAGTTTGTCCGGCTGACGTACACCGATGCTATTGATATTCTGGTCAACTCGAAACCCGCCAAGAAAGGGCAATTCCAGTACGAGGTTAGCTGGGGTGTCGATCTACAGTCGGAGCACGAGCGGTACCTGGTCGAGAAACATTTCAAAAAGCCGGTTATCCTGACGAACTATCCCCGTGAGATCAAGGCGTTTTACATGAAACAGGACGAGGAGTCGAACGCGGCTCCGGGGCCAACCGTTCGGGCGATGGACGTTTTGTTTCCCGGAATCGGCGAGATCATCGGTGGTTCGCAGCGTGAAGATAACTACGACAAGCTCGTTGCCCGGATGCAGGAAGTAGGCATCGAGCCCGAAGCGTTGTGGTGGTATCTGGATACGCGCCGGTTTGGTTCGGCTCCCCACGCTGGCTTTGGCCTCGGTTTCGAGCGGCTGGTTCTGTTCGTAACCGGCATGGGTAACATTCGTGATGTAATACCGTTCCCCCGCGCGCCCAAAACAGCCGAATTTTAG
- a CDS encoding sphingomyelin synthase family protein: MSILSPNPTGDLVWQTAWKSPIFRRKFFIGMSCVTVLLLAFPYFFQTIEKHTGPVLHDWVLNQLPPNDVSLWIFLIIWATALLLLIRARFSPAVFMMYVYGYLIISLSRMISITLVPLDPPVGLIPLIDPLSNAFYGKTYITKDLFYSGHTSSIFLMFLCLRRKWDRLFALIGSLIVGTLLLVQHVHYTIDVLGAFVFTYPLYRVGKWMALSGWNNVEHPVDQKASPS; the protein is encoded by the coding sequence ATGTCTATACTTTCACCTAATCCAACCGGCGATCTAGTCTGGCAGACAGCCTGGAAATCACCCATATTTCGCCGGAAGTTTTTCATTGGAATGAGCTGCGTCACTGTATTGCTGCTGGCATTCCCTTACTTCTTTCAGACAATCGAAAAGCACACGGGCCCCGTTTTACACGACTGGGTGCTCAACCAGCTTCCGCCCAATGATGTCTCGCTGTGGATCTTTCTGATCATCTGGGCGACCGCGTTACTGTTGCTGATCCGGGCACGGTTTAGTCCGGCTGTGTTTATGATGTATGTGTATGGCTATCTTATCATTAGCTTGTCCAGAATGATAAGCATTACGCTTGTTCCGCTCGATCCGCCGGTGGGCCTGATCCCGCTTATCGACCCGCTGAGCAATGCGTTTTACGGCAAGACATACATCACCAAAGACCTGTTTTATTCCGGGCACACGTCCAGTATTTTTCTGATGTTTTTGTGCCTGCGCCGAAAGTGGGACCGGTTGTTTGCGTTGATTGGTTCCCTGATTGTGGGTACCTTATTGCTGGTGCAGCATGTGCATTATACAATTGACGTACTGGGCGCTTTTGTCTTTACGTATCCGCTCTACAGAGTAGGCAAATGGATGGCCCTGAGCGGCTGGAACAATGTCGAGCATCCCGTTGATCAGAAAGCTTCGCCCAGTTGA
- a CDS encoding VOC family protein, which yields MLHLTAVHHIAIIASDYTVSKRFYTEILGLTIVNEVHRAERQSYKLDLALNGQYIIELFSFPNPPKRPSRPEAAGLRHLAFAVQDLDAAVAHLNQQGVATEPIRIDEHTGRRFTFFADPDDLPLEFYEEPVVVH from the coding sequence ATGCTTCACTTAACCGCCGTTCATCACATTGCCATCATCGCTTCGGATTACACGGTGTCAAAGCGATTCTACACCGAAATTTTAGGACTGACGATAGTAAACGAAGTACACCGCGCAGAACGCCAGTCGTATAAGCTGGATCTGGCACTGAATGGTCAGTACATCATTGAGCTATTCTCATTTCCGAATCCGCCCAAACGCCCATCCCGACCGGAAGCGGCTGGTCTACGACATCTGGCTTTCGCCGTTCAGGACCTCGACGCTGCCGTTGCTCACCTAAACCAGCAAGGCGTGGCAACAGAACCGATCCGTATTGACGAGCACACGGGTCGGCGTTTCACGTTTTTTGCCGATCCGGATGATCTACCGTTGGAGTTTTACGAAGAGCCAGTCGTAGTGCATTAA
- a CDS encoding BamA/TamA family outer membrane protein, with the protein MARSIETNWSVGIAGSFTFRFNRLDTVARTSNTQALVLYSLRKQFITAVNGTTYFPGERYILNHQLSYSYFPDKFWGLGKVAPDQNEEAYTFRQYYVYLHLQRKLKERFFGGILYEYQRLLAVDHQPGGLFDQLDVVGRDPYYISGAGLSLTYDTRNNAFAPDQGSLMQVFFNHFSPWFGSQFRYTAYAVDLRRFVRLYRQQVLAVQAYVQFNAGNVPLRSLASFGGSNSMRGFYDGRFRSKNQLVLQAEYRVPIVGRIGAVGFLGLGNVGDQLRDLNLQELKYSYGGGLRVALNRKERLNLRVDYGWGFGESTSHGLYFQLGEAF; encoded by the coding sequence GTGGCCCGGTCAATCGAAACAAATTGGTCCGTTGGCATAGCCGGATCATTTACGTTTCGCTTCAATCGACTCGACACCGTCGCCCGAACCTCTAACACGCAGGCGCTGGTTTTATACTCACTGCGAAAACAATTTATCACGGCTGTTAACGGAACAACTTATTTTCCCGGTGAGCGGTACATTCTCAATCACCAATTGTCTTACAGTTACTTTCCCGACAAGTTCTGGGGATTAGGAAAAGTAGCGCCCGATCAGAACGAAGAGGCTTACACTTTCCGCCAGTACTACGTTTACCTGCACCTGCAACGAAAGCTGAAAGAACGTTTCTTTGGTGGTATCCTTTACGAGTATCAGCGCCTGCTGGCCGTTGATCATCAGCCCGGTGGGTTGTTCGATCAGTTGGACGTGGTCGGTCGCGATCCGTATTACATTTCCGGGGCTGGTCTCAGCCTAACGTACGACACGCGCAACAATGCCTTCGCGCCGGATCAGGGCTCGCTGATGCAGGTCTTCTTCAACCACTTTTCACCCTGGTTTGGTTCACAATTTCGGTATACGGCTTACGCCGTCGATCTGCGCCGGTTTGTGCGGCTGTATCGCCAACAGGTACTGGCCGTGCAGGCGTACGTGCAATTCAACGCGGGCAATGTTCCGCTCCGAAGTCTGGCCAGCTTTGGTGGCTCGAACAGCATGCGGGGTTTTTACGACGGTCGCTTTCGGAGCAAAAATCAACTTGTTCTACAGGCGGAATACCGCGTACCGATTGTAGGCCGAATTGGCGCCGTAGGCTTCCTTGGTCTCGGCAACGTCGGCGATCAGCTGCGCGATCTGAACTTGCAGGAGCTTAAGTATTCGTACGGAGGTGGTCTGCGCGTAGCCTTGAACCGTAAAGAGCGGCTCAACCTACGGGTTGACTATGGTTGGGGGTTTGGCGAAAGCACGTCTCACGGCCTTTATTTTCAACTGGGCGAAGCTTTCTGA
- a CDS encoding SixA phosphatase family protein encodes MPLTLYIVRHAKAEDRSILMTDHSRELTPDGIVAAARIGRYLHDKAVNPNVIISSTASRAKDTAKVIAEQLGFDPANIQLDDELFDGGPKAYLAAVNALPASAQSVMIVGHNPDVSYFSEFLTHQSVGSMSKGAVVAVTFDGISWAEVSGRTGSIAYEISPKQLPQDS; translated from the coding sequence ATGCCACTTACACTCTACATTGTTCGGCATGCCAAGGCCGAAGACCGATCTATTTTAATGACCGATCACAGTCGGGAGTTGACCCCCGACGGTATCGTAGCAGCGGCCCGTATCGGTCGTTATTTGCACGACAAAGCCGTAAATCCCAACGTTATTATTAGCAGTACCGCTTCCCGAGCCAAGGATACCGCTAAAGTTATCGCCGAACAACTGGGTTTTGACCCAGCCAACATTCAACTGGACGACGAGTTGTTTGACGGGGGCCCTAAAGCATACCTTGCTGCTGTCAACGCGTTACCTGCCAGCGCCCAATCCGTGATGATCGTAGGCCATAACCCGGACGTATCGTATTTTTCCGAATTTTTGACGCATCAAAGTGTTGGCTCCATGAGCAAAGGTGCCGTTGTAGCTGTTACCTTTGACGGTATTTCCTGGGCAGAGGTTTCCGGGCGAACAGGCAGCATTGCCTATGAGATTTCCCCTAAACAACTACCGCAGGATTCGTAA
- a CDS encoding WapI family immunity protein produces the protein MFYTSKSSFNLEVINYESPRGGPTLEDKNLLLTCLQLVDKNRRWETIAPILHTWEVKHLIGWLSDILGSRDVPNKLSFSEPCLVIQLTECSPQKDRFCFRFLLSYEATPPWWAMPLDDPYPLIIECNRTSIAEAIGHLSSQLALFPIRN, from the coding sequence ATGTTTTACACGTCTAAATCGTCCTTCAATCTCGAAGTCATCAACTACGAGAGCCCACGAGGTGGCCCCACGCTGGAAGACAAAAATCTGCTGCTAACGTGCCTGCAACTGGTTGATAAAAACCGACGTTGGGAAACCATCGCGCCTATTCTTCACACCTGGGAAGTTAAGCACTTGATTGGCTGGCTGAGCGATATCCTCGGCAGTCGCGATGTCCCCAATAAGCTTAGCTTTTCGGAACCCTGTCTGGTCATTCAACTAACGGAATGCTCTCCGCAAAAGGACCGATTCTGCTTTCGTTTTTTACTGTCCTACGAAGCAACTCCGCCCTGGTGGGCTATGCCACTTGACGATCCTTACCCGCTCATCATTGAGTGTAATCGAACTTCCATTGCAGAAGCTATCGGTCATCTTTCCAGTCAGCTGGCACTTTTTCCAATTCGCAATTAG